From Sphingomonas nostoxanthinifaciens, a single genomic window includes:
- a CDS encoding ABC transporter substrate-binding protein codes for MRAAFRLWRWLALLLLLLAGLSAPAAARDRLVVALQLEPPTLDPTAGAAAAIKEVTYRTIFEGLTTLDATGAAVPLLATGWTMAPDAKSYLFHLRPGVRFHDGTPFDADVVRFSLLRAIRPGSTNAEAAQLGEIAGVDAIDPLTVRIRLSTADAALPVLLAWGDCVMVAARSAAGNATDPIGTGPFRYGDWRRGDRLTLVRNDHYWGAAPALASVEFRFIADPAAAYAAVKTHAVDLFTDYPAPENVAQLRADPTLRITTAPSQGEVILALNHRVAPLADLRVRRAISYALDRRAIIDGAMFGYGIPIGSHFPPQSPDHVDLTGRYPHDVARARALLAAAGYPRGFAITLKLPPPAYARRSGEIVAAELRAIGLSVTIVPVEWAQWLADVYGRHQFEATIVSHAEPDDYVIYGRPDYYFGYDGKAVRGLLARLKATADPRTRHDLLVAIQRRIAEDAVNGFLFQYPHIGVADAHLQNAWANTPLQEVDYGRARFDDAGGASPITAARGVGGMWLPLLLGAIALALVVRATGPGWVLRRLGVLALTLAGASLFIFALVQVAPGDPAQFMMGIEASPQAVASLRAELGLTGAPLHRYLGWIGGLLRGDLGTSYTYRVPVAALLGPRLALSLPLAGLAMLLAIPLGVGTALAGARRPGRMLDRATGGLTRLGLAVPGFWLAILLVLLFAVRLHWVAAGGFPGWGEGAWPAVRALLLPALALAVPQAAVIARVARGALAEELARDYVRTARAKGLAPRTILWRHALPNAAPAIVTIVGLQVPFLIAGSVIVEMVFALPGLGQLVLQAIAGRDLVTVQAVALLMVAATVLASFLADVGQRLADPRLRGRA; via the coding sequence ATGAGGGCTGCGTTCCGTCTCTGGCGCTGGCTGGCGCTGCTGCTGCTGCTGCTGGCGGGGCTGTCCGCGCCTGCGGCCGCGCGCGACCGGCTGGTGGTGGCGCTTCAGCTGGAGCCGCCGACGCTCGACCCTACCGCGGGCGCCGCCGCGGCGATCAAGGAGGTGACCTACCGCACGATCTTCGAGGGGCTGACCACGCTGGACGCGACCGGCGCGGCGGTGCCGCTGCTCGCGACCGGCTGGACGATGGCGCCCGACGCGAAGAGCTACCTCTTCCACCTGCGGCCCGGCGTGCGCTTCCACGACGGCACGCCGTTCGATGCCGACGTGGTGCGCTTCAGCCTGCTGCGCGCGATCCGCCCCGGCTCGACCAATGCCGAGGCGGCGCAGCTGGGCGAGATCGCCGGGGTCGACGCGATCGATCCGCTGACGGTGCGCATCCGCCTGTCGACCGCCGACGCCGCGCTGCCGGTGCTGCTGGCGTGGGGCGACTGCGTGATGGTGGCAGCGCGGTCCGCCGCCGGCAACGCGACCGATCCGATCGGCACCGGCCCGTTCCGTTATGGCGACTGGCGGCGCGGTGATCGGCTGACCTTGGTGCGCAACGACCATTATTGGGGCGCCGCGCCCGCGCTGGCGTCGGTCGAGTTCCGCTTCATCGCCGATCCGGCGGCGGCCTATGCGGCGGTGAAGACGCATGCGGTCGACCTGTTCACCGATTATCCCGCGCCCGAGAATGTCGCGCAGCTCCGCGCCGACCCGACCTTGCGCATCACCACCGCGCCGAGCCAGGGCGAGGTGATCCTCGCGCTCAACCATCGCGTCGCGCCGCTGGCCGATCTGCGCGTGCGGCGTGCCATCTCCTATGCGCTCGATCGGCGCGCGATCATCGACGGGGCGATGTTCGGCTATGGCATCCCGATCGGCAGCCACTTCCCGCCGCAATCGCCCGACCATGTCGACCTGACCGGGCGCTATCCGCACGACGTCGCGCGTGCGCGCGCTTTGCTCGCCGCCGCCGGCTATCCGCGCGGCTTCGCGATCACGCTGAAGCTGCCGCCGCCGGCCTATGCGCGGCGCAGCGGCGAGATCGTCGCGGCCGAGCTGCGCGCGATCGGCCTGTCGGTGACGATCGTGCCGGTCGAATGGGCGCAGTGGCTCGCCGACGTCTATGGCCGCCACCAGTTCGAGGCGACGATCGTCAGCCATGCCGAGCCCGACGATTATGTGATCTACGGGCGGCCCGATTATTATTTCGGCTATGACGGCAAGGCGGTGCGGGGGCTGCTGGCACGGTTGAAAGCCACCGCCGATCCGCGCACGCGCCACGATCTGCTGGTGGCGATCCAGCGGCGGATCGCCGAGGATGCAGTCAACGGCTTCCTCTTCCAATATCCGCATATCGGCGTCGCCGACGCGCATCTCCAAAATGCGTGGGCCAACACGCCGCTGCAGGAGGTCGATTATGGCCGCGCGCGCTTCGACGATGCGGGCGGTGCATCGCCGATCACGGCGGCGCGGGGCGTAGGCGGCATGTGGCTGCCGCTGCTGCTCGGCGCGATCGCGCTGGCGCTGGTGGTGCGCGCGACGGGGCCCGGCTGGGTGCTGCGGCGGCTGGGGGTGCTTGCGCTGACGCTTGCCGGGGCGAGCCTGTTCATCTTCGCCTTGGTGCAGGTGGCGCCCGGTGATCCGGCGCAGTTCATGATGGGGATCGAGGCGAGCCCGCAGGCGGTCGCCAGCCTGCGCGCGGAACTGGGCCTCACCGGGGCACCGCTGCACCGCTATCTCGGCTGGATCGGCGGGCTGCTGCGCGGCGACCTCGGCACGAGCTACACTTATCGCGTGCCGGTGGCAGCGTTGCTGGGGCCGCGGCTGGCATTGTCGCTGCCGCTCGCCGGGCTGGCGATGCTGCTCGCGATCCCGCTGGGCGTGGGCACGGCGCTGGCCGGCGCGCGCCGGCCCGGCCGCATGCTCGACCGGGCGACGGGCGGCCTCACGCGGCTGGGATTGGCGGTCCCCGGCTTCTGGCTCGCAATCCTGCTGGTGCTGTTGTTCGCGGTGCGGCTGCACTGGGTGGCAGCGGGCGGCTTCCCCGGCTGGGGCGAGGGTGCATGGCCGGCCGTGCGCGCGCTGTTGCTGCCCGCGCTCGCGCTCGCGGTGCCGCAGGCGGCAGTGATCGCACGCGTGGCGCGTGGCGCCTTGGCCGAGGAACTGGCGCGCGATTATGTCCGCACCGCGCGCGCCAAGGGGCTCGCGCCGCGCACGATCCTGTGGCGCCATGCCTTGCCCAATGCCGCCCCCGCGATCGTCACGATCGTCGGTCTGCAGGTGCCGTTCCTGATTGCGGGCAGCGTGATCGTCGAGATGGTGTTCGCATTGCCCGGCCTCGGCCAATTGGTGCTGCAGGCGATCGCCGGGCGCGATCTCGTCACGGTGCAGGCGGTGGCATTGCTGATGGTGGCGGCGACGGTGCTGGCGAGCTTCCTCGCCGATGTCGGCCAGCGCCTCGCCGATCCGCGCCTGCGGGGCCGCGCCTGA
- a CDS encoding ABC transporter permease produces the protein MRAAAIALLALIVAGAALSLVWTPWDVGQIDVAHRLAPASLAHPLGTDQLGRDLLSMLMAGGVPSLGVGVLAVAIGLGVGVPLGLLAAAWPGWLDETIARASDVLFAFPALVLALLIVAVFGPGASHAALAIGLYNIPVFVRVTRAAARGIWARDFILAARLAGKGRSHISIEHMLPNIAGTLLVQAAVQLSLGVIAEAGLSFLGLGAQPPAASWGRMLADAQTLIGIAPRLALLPGLAIVATVLGINALAEHIEARRA, from the coding sequence ATGCGTGCCGCCGCCATCGCGCTGCTGGCGCTGATCGTCGCGGGCGCCGCCTTGTCGCTCGTCTGGACGCCGTGGGACGTCGGCCAGATCGACGTCGCGCACCGGCTTGCGCCCGCCAGCCTCGCGCACCCGCTCGGCACCGATCAACTCGGACGCGATTTGCTGTCGATGCTGATGGCGGGCGGCGTGCCGTCGCTGGGCGTGGGCGTGCTGGCGGTCGCGATCGGGCTCGGCGTCGGCGTGCCGCTCGGCCTGCTCGCGGCGGCATGGCCCGGCTGGCTGGACGAGACGATCGCGCGCGCCAGCGACGTGCTGTTCGCTTTTCCGGCCTTGGTGCTGGCCTTGCTGATCGTCGCGGTGTTCGGGCCGGGCGCGAGCCATGCGGCGCTGGCGATCGGGCTGTACAACATCCCGGTCTTCGTGCGGGTGACGCGGGCGGCGGCGCGCGGCATCTGGGCGCGCGATTTCATCCTCGCGGCGCGGCTGGCGGGCAAGGGGCGCTCGCATATCTCGATCGAGCATATGCTGCCGAACATCGCCGGCACATTGCTGGTGCAGGCGGCGGTACAGCTCTCGCTCGGCGTGATCGCGGAGGCCGGCCTGTCGTTCCTCGGCCTCGGCGCGCAACCGCCGGCGGCGAGCTGGGGACGGATGCTGGCGGATGCGCAGACGTTGATCGGCATCGCCCCGCGCCTCGCTCTGCTGCCGGGCCTCGCGATCGTCGCCACCGTGCTCGGCATAAACGCGCTCGCCGAACATATCGAGGCGCGCCGCGCATGA
- a CDS encoding dipeptide ABC transporter ATP-binding protein: protein MTLLAIEHLSVRYGARTALEDATLSVSAGEIVALVGASGSGKSTLAAAIPALLPRDAHADGRIALDGVDLATLDERGLEAVRGARIGMVFQEPATALNPALTIGRQIGEVLERHTDLGRAAIAAEVRALLDRVGLDVAPDRHPHMLSGGQRQRVAIAMAIAAGPALLIADEPTAALDPIAQAGVMALLVRLVRERGMGLLLVAHDLALVAGVADRIVVLDGGRVVEQGATAALLDAPASAPLARMVAAMQLPPRMPNPIGKTVIAAAQVSRAYPIGPGLFARARHVALAGVSLSIATGETLAVIGASGSGKSTLARLLLGLDRPDTGVVRIDGQSWQAVHGRERRALQAGVGAVFQDPAASFDPRQTVAQIVAEPLHLATPRPTADARAAMVAAALAEVGLPADAADRLPAQFSGGQRQRIAIARALILRPRLIVFDEALSALDAAIRADIVALLLRLQVERGLAYLFVSHDPALVRAMADRVMVLHDGRVAEEGTVAQVLDTPRDPHTAALVGTVSPAGSRPPRPTGPA from the coding sequence ATGACCCTGCTCGCGATCGAGCACCTGTCGGTTCGCTACGGCGCGCGCACGGCTTTGGAGGATGCGACGCTGAGCGTCAGCGCAGGCGAGATCGTCGCGCTGGTCGGCGCATCGGGATCGGGCAAGTCGACGCTCGCTGCGGCGATCCCGGCTTTGCTGCCGCGCGACGCGCATGCCGATGGGCGGATCGCATTGGACGGCGTCGACCTCGCCACGCTCGACGAGCGGGGGCTGGAGGCGGTGCGCGGCGCGCGCATCGGCATGGTGTTCCAGGAACCGGCGACCGCGCTCAACCCGGCGCTCACCATCGGCCGCCAGATCGGCGAGGTGCTGGAACGGCACACCGATCTGGGCCGGGCCGCCATCGCCGCCGAGGTGCGCGCGCTGCTCGATCGGGTCGGGCTCGATGTCGCGCCGGATCGTCATCCGCACATGTTGTCGGGCGGCCAGCGCCAGCGCGTCGCGATCGCGATGGCGATCGCGGCCGGCCCAGCGCTGCTGATCGCCGACGAACCCACCGCCGCGCTCGACCCGATCGCGCAGGCGGGTGTCATGGCATTGCTGGTGCGGCTGGTGCGCGAGCGGGGGATGGGCCTGCTGCTCGTCGCGCACGATCTCGCGCTCGTCGCGGGCGTCGCCGACCGGATCGTGGTGCTGGATGGCGGCCGCGTCGTCGAACAGGGTGCGACCGCCGCTTTGCTCGACGCACCCGCCTCCGCCCCGCTCGCGCGGATGGTCGCGGCGATGCAGCTGCCGCCGCGCATGCCCAATCCGATCGGCAAGACGGTCATCGCCGCCGCGCAAGTGAGCCGCGCCTATCCGATCGGCCCCGGCCTGTTCGCGCGCGCGCGCCACGTCGCGCTGGCGGGGGTCAGCCTCTCGATCGCGACCGGCGAAACGCTGGCGGTGATCGGCGCGTCGGGATCGGGCAAGTCGACGCTCGCACGGCTGCTGCTGGGGCTCGACCGGCCCGATACCGGCGTGGTGCGGATCGACGGGCAATCATGGCAGGCGGTGCATGGCCGCGAACGACGCGCGCTGCAGGCCGGCGTCGGCGCGGTGTTCCAGGATCCGGCGGCGAGCTTCGATCCGCGCCAGACGGTCGCGCAGATCGTCGCCGAGCCGCTCCATCTCGCCACCCCCCGCCCCACGGCGGATGCACGCGCGGCCATGGTCGCGGCGGCGCTGGCGGAGGTCGGGCTGCCGGCCGACGCCGCCGACCGGCTGCCGGCGCAATTCTCAGGCGGCCAGAGGCAGCGCATCGCCATCGCCCGCGCGCTGATCCTGCGCCCGCGCCTGATCGTGTTCGACGAGGCGCTGAGCGCGCTCGACGCCGCGATCCGTGCCGACATCGTCGCTCTGCTGCTGCGGCTGCAGGTTGAGCGCGGGCTTGCCTACCTGTTTGTCAGCCACGATCCGGCACTGGTGCGCGCGATGGCCGATCGGGTGATGGTGCTGCACGACGGCCGCGTGGCGGAAGAGGGCACGGTCGCGCAGGTGCTCGACACCCCGCGCGATCCGCACACCGCCGCACTGGTCGGGACGGTCAGCCCAGCAGGATCGCGGCCGCCGCGTCCCACAGGTCCGGCGTAG